One Neovison vison isolate M4711 chromosome 2, ASM_NN_V1, whole genome shotgun sequence genomic window carries:
- the C1QB gene encoding complement C1q subcomponent subunit B: MTAPRGCVLVLLLLLSLSGASRAQSSCTGHAAIPGIPGIPGAPGSNGKPGTPGTKGEKGLPGLAGDHGEFGEKGDPGMPGKPGKVGPKGPIGPKGSPGPPGPRGPKGESGDYKATQKIAFSATRTINSVLRREQPIRFDHVITNENRNYEPRSGKFTCNVPGIYYFAYHASSRGNLCVNLMRGRERMEKVVTFCDYAQNTFQVTTGGVVLKLSEGENVFLQATDKNALLGLEGANSIFSGFLLFPDTEV, from the exons ATGACGGCCCCGAGGGGCTGCGttctggtgctgctgctgctcctgagTCTGTCGGGTGCCTCCAGGGCCCAGAGCAGCTGTACTGGACACGCGGCCATCCCCGGCATCCCGGGCATCCCCGGTGCACCAGGCTCTAACGGCAAACCTGGGACcccagggacaaagggagagaaag ggctgccaggGCTGGCTGGAGACCATGGCGAGTTTGGGGAGAAGGGagacccagggatgcctgggaaaCCAGGCAAAGTAGGCCCCAAGGGCCCCATTGGCCCCAAAGGTTCCCCAGGCCCCCCCGGACCCCGTGGCCCCAAGGGCGAGTCAGGGGACTATAAGGCCACACAGAAAATCGCCTTCTCTGCCACGAGGACCATCAACAGCGTCCTGCGGCGGGAGCAGCCCATCCGCTTCGACCACGTGATCACCAACGAGAACCGCAACTACGAACCCCGAAGCGGCAAGTTCACCTGCAATGTGCCCGGCATATACTACTTCGCCTACCACGCCAGCTCACGAGGGAACCTGTGCGTGAACCTCATGCGGGGCCGGGAGCGCATGGAGAAGGTGGTCACCTTCTGCGACTATGCCCAGAACACCTTCCAGGTCACCACGGGCGGTGTGGTCCTCAAGCTGAGCGAGGGGGAGAACGTGTTTCTGCAGGCCACAGACAAGAACGCCCTGCTGGGCTTGGAAGGTGCCAATAGCATCTTCTCTGGGTTCTTGCTCTTCCCAGACACAGAGGTGTGA